From the Lytechinus variegatus isolate NC3 chromosome 5, Lvar_3.0, whole genome shotgun sequence genome, the window TATGCATTCCAAACCGATCGAAAATCAAAATCTGTGCTATGGTTTTCCCTTCATGGTCTCTTTGAGCTTGTTTGGCGACAGCAACACGACACGAATAAACTTTTTGgtgtttactttttttctggaatgaactacatgtaagcAACTCATTCTAACGGGGAGTGAAGAAATTAACACTGAATTCATGAGAATTTAATAGAAGCAAAATAATATGAAGATGGATGTTTTTAGATCAAGGTGTGTTCTTTTGATATCTGCAATCATATTCGGCTTCACGTTAAAGGGTaagtttcattttgaattaCCTACTGTTGATGCTGTCacctttaaaattttgatcagTCACAGTGTTGGACGTTCTTATCTTTATGAAAAAATTGTATgctacaatatatatttaatgtCTTTTTAATTACATGAATGAAGAGGTACGATGGTAACATTTCGaacgcagatttttttttctttttcactcCTGGCAATAGACGCATTTAGTACAAGAAAGCTTATTTTCGAAAGAAAATGACTATTCTCAGCTAGTAAAATTGCGTAAAACTTACATTTCTGTGTTTAGTAGTATTCAAGCTTTCTATTgatatatgaataatttttgtcaatatttcacttttggCCCGGTCTGCGTCTTTAAAGTGCCATCTatttcaggggccgcggaacggttttaaaagtgtggggggctgaccatgctaaaaatcacaatcaaagAAGTGGAGgctccagccccccccccccccccgttccgcggcccctgtattttaCGTGATGGTGAGATAGGTTATGCTGCCAAGTTCTCTTATAAAAAGCCATGTCGACATGATAACTTATCGAATTtgtatgtatatctcaatatctCCATATCTCATCAAGACAGTAGATGGCATTTTAAAGCTTCCGTATGGTTGCTGTTATGGAACGATTGATTAAAGTTATTAGCATGCTCCTTTGTCTATGTTAcagggaaaaaaattacaaacttCTGCCGTGAACACGGTATATGTTTAGAAAGGATTTTCAGTTAAATCAAGGTCAAGTCGTGATTATACTTCTAATTTGCAGAGATAGTAACTTTCCGTTTATATCCATACCTGTTGTTCAAATAGTTAGTGATGCcgagatgatgatgacgatgtcgAATTCGACCAGGACGACGAGGCCGTCTTTCAACACGGAAACCCGTCTGGTCAGAAACCTCCTGTCACAATACAGCCGTTACGTGCGACCAGTCTTCAATGAATCCACTATCATCTATGTATATTATCATATGAGATTGTCCAGAATTCTTCAAATGGTAattaatgtttgtttgtttatttgtttatgtgGATAAATCGTGCGACATCTACAACATCATAATAAAGGTCATAAGATAAGAATAGCATACAATAAATTCAGAGACACagattatttgtaatattaATGCCATGACCGTGATGCTTAAGAATTATTAAAGTTATCTTGTAACCCTGGATAATTAAGTTTTAATAAACGAATAAATACTTCATTATGTTGGGCACTATCGTTTATTATTTTCGGTTATTATCAGTAGAATTTTCCTCTTAACTTGGATCTTTGGTGAACGAGTAGTTAATCGACTGCCAAACGTGGCTTGGCGAATGATTGTAAGATTTTACTTATATCTATCTTATTATTTTGCTCTCTGTTCTCCTGCACTCCATATCCATGCCCCTTtcacttctttctttcttcatctctCACTCTTTTGTCCTTTATAAAttcatttctcttttaattGAACAGGACGAACGAAACCAGATTTTGATCACAGCGATGTGGCTCGAACAggtaaccattttttttttcgtaaaaCAAGATGTGAAAACTACATGAATTTCTAACCATAAGCCCAGCCATAGAAAGAAGTCCTTACTTTCTGTACACGGAGAAAATGATGTCAGGAAGTATATTATGTATGCAAATAATCAGTGTTATCTATAGTGGCTTCATAATGTGAATGACTTTTCCTTACTTTTCGTTACACGAATGATCAGTTTAATTGCGTTGGTGACATTCTAACCTTTTCCTTACTTTTAGTATTGAACTCCACGGAGTTTCCCAGAATttgaactcccccccccctttcatgtATTACACAACCACTATCATGCGGGGggtttaaaataatattaagggTGAGGGAATGTTTGAATGAACATTGTATCTTGACattgaaaaaaggggaagatGTATATAATACGGAATAGTGTGTGCCTGCATCCTTTCAAAATCGAATAAATTGTTACGCGGTAATAGTGTATTCTATTATTCTTTGTTGTCTGAGTTGTTTTGTTTCCTGATTCCTTCTCTTATTATTATGTGTTTCATAGAGCTGGATAGATGAATATCTAACATGGGATCCTGCTGAATACGACAACATAACCGCCGTTCATATTCCTACCACAATGATCTGGATACCGGATACAGTGCTCTACGAAAGGTAACATATTTTAGTTAGTCTTCAgtcattttttgtttgatatgaatGCTTGACTTTTAGATATCAATTTAGATTATCGTCCTCTTTGTCTTCTTTTTTGCTCTAATATGCCCTTTCCTCTATCCCCCCATCTCcttttccacccccccccctttctctctcacacCAGCGATCTTTCCCTTTTAGGTTCATTCCCTTTCTGCAACATATTCAATCCCCTCTTTTTGCTTTCATACATTTCTTATGTCCAGTGCGGACGTCGAAAAGGAGCTTGGGAATGACGTCATGCTCACCAATGCCAAGATCTTCTACAATGGAACCGTTTTCTGGCAAGCCCCTGCTATCTTCAAGAGCTCCTGTAGTCTAAGCGTCGAATACTTCCCCTTTGATCAACACAGCTGTAAACTCAAATTTGGCCCTTGGGCCTATCTCGGCAACGAGGTTATCATGAAGAAACAATCAGGTAAGTTATCGAATATAAgtatacaaaataatgtgaTGCAATTTGAGCAGTACCGTGTAAACTGAGCTCAGGGCTAACTCACAACATCCCTTTAAATCAAGGCGTATTATTACCTCTCTTCATATACcggtatattttcaccattgaTACCCGATTGATGCTCCTAGAACGTTTGGTTTTAAGACTTCGTTCTCATCATAATGCTGATAGGACACCCCACCCCCTGCACAGAAGGCTTTTTTAAAACAACACGGGTTTCGTTAAGTGTGTCAAGACTGTTTCATGATCATTTATGCTATGTCAAAAAACAAATATActcattaataataattaagtaCTAATGCATCAAACTACTTCCAGACTCTGGTGACTTCTCACAGCTGAGTCCGAACGGCCAGTGGCAACTTCAGGGGATGCCCGTTGTAGAGAATCTCATCAAGTACGGTTGTTGCCCGATCCCATACTCGGACGTCACCTACTATATCAACCTGAAACGGAAGTCACTCTTTTACGTCTTCAACCTTCTCTTCCCATCGGTCTTCATGTCTCTGGTATCGTTGTTGAGTTTCTACCTCCCTCCAGACTCGGGAGAGAAAGTGGGTCTCAACATCACCAGCCTGCTGTCTCTtgtcttctttctcctcctggGAGCACAGCTCCTGCCGCCAACCTCGGAATCGATTTCCTACCTTGGTGAGTAATTGAGGAACTTTGTCTTTGATCCCaccttaaaacaattttttttcttaaggaCATTTCTTAGTTCTGATATGCCCTGATAACTGAACATATATAAACCTTTTCCTCTGACAAAAAGCTAAATAGTTTACTTATATTTGCAAGGAtcgtttttttccttttacatttgaagattaaaaatcatcaaaatgggTCTATAAATATACCACAATTGTTGTTTTTCACCTATTCTTTAATTCCCACTCATTTCCATCTATTCCCGCAGGTAAGCTGTTTTCAACCATCATCGCAATAATGGGGATCGAGACGGCCATCTCCGTAATCATTCTCCGTCTTTACCATCTCCACTTACCCTATCCTCCGCCTGCATGGGCCCGGTGGCTCATCCTCGACAAAGCCGCTCAACTCCTTCGGCTCAGTGGTTGGCGTCACGAGTACAGCGATGACGAGGGTTCCATGGTGGAAGTCATCGACCACGACGCACAAGACTACAAGACGAGTGACCCATTCGAGTTCGACAATCGAAAGGCATCGATGGAGACCAAGGCGATTGGAGAGAGCCTTCTGCAGAAGCTTGATATGAGCCCCGAAGACGTTTCCGTGCCAGAAATCAAAGAGAAGCATTCCAGTGAGGATTCCGACTATGGTAGTGAGGTAAGTCACAAGTTGGGTCACGTGACTGAGCATCTTCATCCTCTGTCATAAAACTTAGAATAGATGTATCATAATGGCCATATCATAGATACCTTTCACCATGTTCACGATACCGAAAGCCATACAAAGATATTCGTTACCATTATAACCATCAATAATCGGAGGTTTTATGACGGATGAATAGATGAACTTAATGGAGCAATTTTCAGTGATTGAATCTGATCTTCTCACTTGTTTAAAAGACAGATTAAACTTCTCTCAGACCTTCGGTTAAATTATGTTGCATGTTCATTATATCTAAACAATTATCAATGGTGTGTTTCTTtttatgcaaaatgaaaatgttttgttgattgtactataatatatgttttatttattttggagAGAAACAAaacattactaaaaaaaataaacaagaaaattggTAGGAATATTAAAATAACATGTTGAAAATTGTGTCTACATGTTAATCAAAACAAACTCATTTAGACCGTGATTGAATTAGGGTTAGGGTAACATTTTAGACCAAAGTTTTAGCATTATAAGTGGTGCACTTCCAGCAGTGGATGTAAGATAAATGaccccttttttggggggggacatGTTCTGTATTttctgtattatttattttgttttaatttctgtcaactttttttttctcattcctGCAGACCAATGACGACAGCATGGGGTCATCGATCATGCGCATTAGCAACTACATTCGCAGACTGGTAAACATTTCTCGGAAGAAAGAAGCAATGTCTGCTATCCAGCAGCAATGGATAGATCTTTGTCTCATTCTTGATCGGGTTTTACTCATTCTCATGATGACAGCCCTGATCCTTGGATGTATCAGTATTCTTTCTATCATGTCAAATCCTGCATCCCAAgaagaatttcaaatttggtgaAGATGAGAATCAAATAATATAGTTTTCATGGTCACTGTGTATGTATATGTTTATCCATATCAATATAAttccattcaaatatttattttgttccaTTTCACATCTTCCATTTTCAATCATCATAACTAAGGCATCAAATTATGCTTCATTtcgggtgttttttttaaacaaaactgTACTTTAAGGTCCCGTACaaatgcgatagcttctgtcgTGTCAGTTAATATAGATTCGGTGAAATCGTGTTTCATTTTTCGTTACTTTACTTTCCATTTGAGTGCGTATACGCATATATTGCATATactgtatacaatattttgttgatCTAACCAACTTTCTGTATTCAATCTTTCACATTTGAAGCAAAAGACAAATTGATACCAAAGATTTGCATGATTTTAATTGTCTAGGGCACGGGAATAAACGATCAAGTGTTTTTTGTATATCATAACACATTTCTACTATTAAATATTAGACAATGATGATTTGTATAAAAGTGATTTGAAGTATTAAGTGAAAAGTGCGATCATACATTCTTTTTGTAAATAGACATAATGTACTATATTACCTCTTGAAATTAACATGCCGACATTGATTTGTGTCTGTAACACTTACGCCTTTAGTGCTGGGCGACTGTAAGTAGAATTGATTGGTATTGGTAATAAAATAACTCCCAGAGCAAACTTgccttgttgaaatttttatcattatatgtTAATCCATGATGGTCGATATATGGAGATGgatataatacaatataatcATACGTGTGGGGCTAATTAAGATTGGCCCAACGCTATTAATCTAAtagttaaaaagaaaagatattctTGAGTTCTGATGTATACAAAATAGCTCCTTTTTTCTTATTACCATAAgtttcaaaaagaaagttaGATACATTTCCGCAGTGCATTATATCTTTAATATAGGAGACCTATCATATCATAAGTTCATGTCCTCAAAAAACTTTCCTAGTAATCAATTATGTTCAAGGTTCAAATGAAGATAGACGAGCCAATACAAATTCTTTTTTATCTCCACTAACTCACCAAttgaagagagagaagaaaaagaggtaGACGAATAGATTCGGTGAGACCAAGGACGAGAGTGGGATAATGAGGTTGGAAGCATTGATGAAGTGAGACTTATGGAAAGGTAGAgtgatagatagataaatagatagatagatagatagccgatagatagatagatagatatatagatagatagatagagatataGAGTGAAAGTTGAATATTGGGGCATGTGAGAAAAGGTGGAATACGGAGATATGACTGAATCAGGAGAAAGAAAGTAGATGAAAGATTGAATGATGGACAAATGAGAACAATAATCAAACAGATACTGGCGTACTGGTTGGGATTCAATGGCCCGATAAAAGTGTATTTGTATTGTGTTGTTGAATATCAagatttattttctgaatacctAGCCATTTTTACTTTTCAACACTCAAAATGTCATAATCTAATTCCAAAATCATCTGATTTTCTCTATTAAAGAATCATCTGCTGAGGGAATTTTTGGTAAGCCACTGCAACTGCAAATAGGGAAAGAGAAATTAATAGATATTGTCTGAGATATGAGGGAGCATAGTTTCGCCCCTATATATGATTCTTCAAATAGTGcagaaaaaagtagaaaagggaagaaaggagaaaaagaggaaggtacAAAAAGTGAGTTTTGGTCGTTTTACAGAAGAGGTAccttttatttaaaggacaagtccaccccaacaaaaacttgatttagagaaaaattcaacaagcataacactaaaaatttcatcaaaaatcggatgtaaaataagaaagttatggcattttaaagtttcgcttcatttcacaaaacagttatatgcacatctcggtcggtatgtaaatgaggaactgatgacatcactcactatttcttttgtatttcattacatgaaatatgaaatatttttattttctcgtcattgtcatgtgaaatgatgattcattcctccctgaacacgtggaattccattattttaaaattttgtgcttcaggcaaggaggtcctaatctttaaattcgtaaaatttgaaataatttataattcaaacaataaaaaacaaaagaaatattgagtgagtgacatcatcgactctctcatttggatgtaactggctcgttcatataactattttgtgaaaaataagcgaaactttgaaatgtcataactttcttattttacatccgattttgatgaaattttcagcattgtgcttgtctgatttttctctattgattcaaatcaacatttttctgaggtggactttacctttatcaaatgaaaaatatgacgtcacacccccaccccctcaaaCCTTCCGGGGGCCCCTCGTATGTACACGCGTCAGATAAGCCGTTTTGAATACACTGAAGCAGGGAGGTGTCAGagggaaaacaaaatcaatgatCCCAACTGGCTCTGTAAAGTCTAAAGTCACAATGAGAGTCACAAAACTCAATATTAcagttgttttaaaaaaatcaatcgttCTTTTAAAATAGAATTGAACACCATGTCCCATATCCGCCCGACAGATGGTGAATGGGAGGTCCATATTAAAAACCCAGATCAATCTTCATTAATCAATCTGTTAATGAATTAAAGTTGtgtgaaagtttgagaaattctaatgatgtatatattcataatcAATAAGAGGTTCTAATGACTTTAGACGTTACGGAACCAGTTGGGATCATTGATTTTGCTTTTCCctctgacaccccccccccccccccctgcttcagGGTATTCAAAACGGCTTATCTGTCGCGTGTACATATGAGGGGGCTCCCGGAAGTTTTGAGAGGGTGAAGTAATTTTTCAGTTAAAGAAAAGATAACTCTACACTAAAACGACCAAAACTCACTTTTTgtaccttcctctttttcacCGTTCTTCCCTTT encodes:
- the LOC121416181 gene encoding neuronal acetylcholine receptor subunit alpha-10-like; this encodes MKMDVFRSRCVLLISAIIFGFTLKVSDAEMMMTMSNSTRTTRPSFNTETRLVRNLLSQYSRYVRPVFNESTIIYVYYHMRLSRILQMDERNQILITAMWLEQSWIDEYLTWDPAEYDNITAVHIPTTMIWIPDTVLYESADVEKELGNDVMLTNAKIFYNGTVFWQAPAIFKSSCSLSVEYFPFDQHSCKLKFGPWAYLGNEVIMKKQSDSGDFSQLSPNGQWQLQGMPVVENLIKYGCCPIPYSDVTYYINLKRKSLFYVFNLLFPSVFMSLVSLLSFYLPPDSGEKVGLNITSLLSLVFFLLLGAQLLPPTSESISYLGKLFSTIIAIMGIETAISVIILRLYHLHLPYPPPAWARWLILDKAAQLLRLSGWRHEYSDDEGSMVEVIDHDAQDYKTSDPFEFDNRKASMETKAIGESLLQKLDMSPEDVSVPEIKEKHSSEDSDYGSETNDDSMGSSIMRISNYIRRLVNISRKKEAMSAIQQQWIDLCLILDRVLLILMMTALILGCISILSIMSNPASQEEFQIW